The following is a genomic window from Amycolatopsis cihanbeyliensis.
CGGCTGGTGGAACTCGATGTGCGGATGCTGGCACCCGTGGACGACGCGGCCGGGCTCGGCGCGCTGGCCGAGGGTTTCGACGCCGTGCTGGTCGATCACTACGGGTTCGGCGAACTGCGGACCGAGCTGAACGCTTCCGGCGCGACGCTGGTGTCGCTGGAGGGAGGGCCGTTCGGCCGCCGGGCCGCCGATATCGTGGTCGACTGTGGCCTGTGCCCGGCCGATCGGCCGGATGACGGTTCCCCGGTGATACTTACCGGCGCCCGCTTCGCGCCGCTGCGGCAGGCGGTGGCGCTGGCGCGGGAGCGGCGCGCGCGGCGGCGGACGCCTGGCGAGCCACCGCGGGTGGTGGTCGTCCTGGGTGGTGGTGCGGGGTGGCGGGACACCGTTACGGGGCTGCTGCACGCGCTGCGGGACACCGGCCTGCCGTTCGAGGCCGAGGTACTGGCCCACGGCGAGCCGGCGGCACCACTGCCGGCCCCCGGCCAGCGATTCCGGGTGTCCCCGCCGGACAGGGAGCTACCTCGCCTGCTGGCCGAGGCCGACCTGGTGGTGAGCGCGGCCGGGGTGACGCTGCTGGAGCTGTGCTGCGTCGGGGTGCCGGCCGCGCTCGTCTGCCTCGTCGACAACCAGGAGCGGGGTTACCGCGCCGCGGTGGAGCGGGGCCTTGCCGCCGGTCTCGGTACCCCGGCCGAGCTGGGCGGCGCCGCGGACGTGCTGCGCCCGCTGCTGGGGGACGCGCGCGGGCGCAGCGAACTGGCCGAGCGTGCGGCGCGAGCGGTGGACGGCCGGGGCGCCGCGCGCGTGCTCGACGTGCTGGGCTCCCGCCGGGACGGTACGCC
Proteins encoded in this region:
- a CDS encoding spore coat protein — its product is MRLLLRADASATAGVGHVARAVAFAEEARGRGWTVAFSGETAGAGWLATRLVELDVRMLAPVDDAAGLGALAEGFDAVLVDHYGFGELRTELNASGATLVSLEGGPFGRRAADIVVDCGLCPADRPDDGSPVILTGARFAPLRQAVALARERRARRRTPGEPPRVVVVLGGGAGWRDTVTGLLHALRDTGLPFEAEVLAHGEPAAPLPAPGQRFRVSPPDRELPRLLAEADLVVSAAGVTLLELCCVGVPAALVCLVDNQERGYRAAVERGLAAGLGTPAELGGAADVLRPLLGDARGRSELAERAARAVDGRGAARVLDVLGSRRDGTPPTPEGGVG